The Brachypodium distachyon strain Bd21 chromosome 4, Brachypodium_distachyon_v3.0, whole genome shotgun sequence nucleotide sequence CTATAAGGACTATATATTTATCATCTTAGTTCGGTTCGTGTGGAGTTATGGAGTATATGTTGCACACTGTTTTTCATACTTTTATCAACTGTAACTGGGATAGAACATGGCACCATGAACTGTTCAATGtgcaaagagaagaaaaatagaCGAAATGTCAGTGCATAACGATGGAGAATTGCTGAAAATACGCTGCACTCCGTGCAGCGTGGCAGGCCACGGGGCAAAACGGCTAGTATATAAAAGTATATCAAAGTAAGCATTGCTTAATTGCTTTTTTAGATCAACAAGGGGCTTTTGACCCCCCATACCATTAATCATGTAATCGAGTGCAGTACAGTACATCATCTGAGAAGGGAAGACACACATAACATTTAAGATCGACTTAGCCTTCGTTCGGTTGTAAAGATCGCTGTGGGGATTGGCAGAAAATGTTAAGATTCTCTGCCAATCCTCTCCAATGCCCCAAGGATGGGTGGAACTGAACTGGTGAAGGAACTGAACATGCCTAGATCAGGGATCAAAGAGATCAACCGTTCAAAAGCTCacatctctcttttttgcgaATGCAAAAGGGCGGGCTTGGAGCAAAGAGCTTCTGGGTATCAGACAGGGGTGCCACCATCGATGCGGGGCTCCGAGGCGCAGATGCAGTGCCGCAGCGGGGCTTGAGATGGCGAGAGACTACCTGTGCATCGAGGCGTGCAGTAGTCTGCCGGAGCCATTGCTTGATTGTGACCAGTTGGTGTCAGAGTTTCAGTTTTTGCTCTCgaaaaataatcaaatgtcCCCGTGCAGATATTCTCTTCTCAGATATTACATGTGTAAGTGGCATGTGGAGGAGCTTGATGACCTGGCTAGGTcacgaaaaacacacacaaaaaaaaaaataggtcaGGAAAACACAATTTTTGGCAAGCAGAAGAAAGTTTGTCCATTGCAAGAAGGAAATAGACCTTTTGTGGCCGCTATATAAGTTGCGTGTTGTAGGGTGCAGGCCAAATTTGAGAAATGTGCAATTTTTTCCTAAATGGATATTGGTTAGCCTTAGTTTTTGTTCTAATGGTACTCTCATCAATTTATTTGCACTTCGAGTCCTTCAACTCGACTGCACAATCAACGGCGTGAACACATGCCGGAAAGAAGCTTTTTTGGTGCATCAAAAAGATGCCAGTGTATATTTAATATTTATTATCTCGATATCACTCGGTCGCACCCCACCCGTATACTATAGGTCACGCTTATCTGAGTTATGTCAaagccttttttttatctttcaaAAACTTCTCCCTGAATGTAAGGGgcaatattttttgttgaattgGTGAAAACttaaaatcaaaattttatAAAACATTTGATTTGAATTGAACTAACACCAATGGGAATTTAAATTTTAGTTCCCTTGGCAATCCAATCTTTttagtattttatttggatttgacatatgaaaaaaaatgcactgtTCAAATTTCTAATTTCAGAGTTGATTTGATATTTAATAAAAATTGTTTGATTTCGTAGCTTTTCTGTGTTTTCTGTTTAATTGCTTGGGCTAAAATCCACCCATTCACCCAATGCAACTCTATTCTCTGTTTAATgccgagcgggggcaccggctCGGGTGCAAAACCTCGCGGGCCAGTACTGTCAGCGGCCCAACCCAAAAAACAAACCCTATTTGCCCCTCTCTATCTGAGCTTCGCCAACTTCCACCCCGAATCGCCGCCGGAACCACCCCTCTCACCGGCGACTTCCACCCCCGAACCTGCCACCGCGTAGATCTTCCTTTGCCGCGGGCCAGTTCCCGCACCCCGTCGGTGCCCACCCGGCGGCCACCTCCTCACTTCTTGCTCGCAAGATGTTCGGCAATTTGCCAAGGCCATGGATTCAGACGACGAAGAGATGCTCGCCGCGCTTTTTGACGAGGAAGTCACCGCTGCCGATGATGTTGCCTCCGACGGTGAACAGGAGCATCCACTCATCGTCTCGTCGCTTCTTGGCCTCATCGTCGAAGATGTAGAGCGGCCGGGAAGGGGAGGATCGAGGAAGGGCCGCCGCAAGAGAAAGGCCAGGCAAAGGATGGAAGGCTACTGCATGCCGTACGCCGACTACTTCGCCGATGATCCGTTGGACAACGATGTGATCTTTCGGCGCCGTTTCAGAATGTCTTGGAAGCTCTTTTTGAAGATCGTCGATTACCTCCGGGAGTATGACGATTACTTCAAATTGAAGAGGGACGCCGTCGGCACACTCGGTTTGACATCAATTCAGAAATGCATGGTATCCCTCCGTTTGCTTGCTTATGGAATTCCTGCCGATACACAGGACGACTACCTCCGCATGGCCAAGTCCACGGCCATCGAGTGCATGTACAGGTTCTGTAGGGCAATTGTGGCGGTGTTTGGAGAGCAGTACTTAAGGACACCCACTGCAGAAGACACAGCTCGGATCATGGCACAGAATGCAGAAAGAGGATTCCCAGGTATGCTTGGCAGCATCGACTGTATGCATTGGTCATGGAAGGACTGACCATTTGCACACCAGGGCATGTATAAAAGCCACAAAGGATCATGCAGTGTGGTGCTTGAGGCGGTGACCGATCGGGATCTGTATATTTGGCATGCCTTCTTCGGTATGGCAGGATCGCACAATGACATAAATGTGCTGCGATGCTCGAATGTGTTTGCCAAGCTCGTTGAAGGTACTGCTCCCCCAGTGAACTATGAGATAAATGGCCATGTGTACATCAAGGGACACTACCTGGCAGATAGCATCTATCCAAGATGGTCGACCTTTGTGAAGACAATCTCAAATGCACCCACATGAGGAGCAAGATCTTGGTTTGCGATGCAACA carries:
- the LOC100834642 gene encoding uncharacterized protein LOC100834642, with the protein product MDSDDEEMLAALFDEEVTAADDVASDGEQEHPLIVSSLLGLIVEDVERPGRGGSRKGRRKRKARQRMEGYCMPYADYFADDPLDNDVIFRRRFRMSWKLFLKIVDYLREYDDYFKLKRDAVGTLGLTSIQKCMVSLRLLAYGIPADTQDDYLRMAKSTAIECMYRFCRAIVAVFGEQYLRTPTAEDTARIMAQNAERGFPGSHNDINVLRCSNVFAKLVEGTAPPVNYEINGHVYIKGHYLADSIYPRWSTFVKTISNAPT